A genomic region of Planococcus kocurii contains the following coding sequences:
- a CDS encoding PspA/IM30 family protein — MITLWERFKFAVATDLDAVVVKKEEKNPLVLLNRYVTEAENQTTTTGKWVERQAQLNGKLEKELAEASAMLTKRHEQLELAQTSGESDLADFAKMEVQSYATRVSVLQSNLSENIAELTGLEYRYEEMKHKVKDMKVKQLQLMGKENATRAHHQMDKVLSPELVAERIGSFDDMALYITTLGAKVEERHERSTMERRLDSLEKNSTTPKELV, encoded by the coding sequence ATGATAACGTTATGGGAACGTTTTAAATTTGCTGTCGCAACCGACTTGGATGCCGTCGTCGTAAAAAAAGAGGAGAAAAATCCACTTGTTCTATTGAATCGCTACGTTACAGAAGCTGAAAACCAGACAACCACCACTGGAAAATGGGTTGAACGTCAAGCTCAGCTAAATGGTAAACTAGAGAAAGAATTGGCAGAAGCATCCGCCATGCTCACTAAGCGCCACGAACAATTGGAATTAGCACAAACCTCAGGCGAGTCTGATCTCGCTGATTTTGCAAAAATGGAAGTTCAATCTTACGCTACTCGCGTTTCAGTATTGCAAAGCAACTTAAGTGAAAACATAGCTGAACTGACTGGCTTAGAATACCGCTACGAAGAAATGAAACACAAAGTAAAAGACATGAAAGTAAAGCAACTGCAATTGATGGGCAAAGAAAATGCCACGCGTGCTCATCACCAGATGGACAAAGTGCTAAGTCCTGAACTTGTCGCTGAACGTATTGGCTCTTTTGACGACATGGCTCTATACATCACAACACTCGGTGCTAAAGTTGAAGAGCGGCATGAGCGTTCAACAATGGAACGTCGTTTGGATTCTTTAGAAAAAAATAGCACAACTCCAAAAGAACTTGTCTAA
- the liaF gene encoding cell wall-active antibiotics response protein LiaF produces the protein MQHFPTNRQAFFLLSALLLIFVEAAFFGNGSVFLILLGIGTLYYALRNTSKYRRSYFWIGAFLIGVSILSMWSLRLMIFGLAIYLLLRLWKGQAWLQTTPLQGSADTGLIQNKVMAAQSTPIESYEWKDIHVQGFIGDILVDTTHTVLPKKPSLISIRQGFGKVQVIVPYEVPVRVFYSTLLGEARFFNGDSQRILNTTIHAEDGYPADEGNRAELIVSVTTWMGDVEVIRR, from the coding sequence ATGCAACATTTTCCAACAAACAGACAAGCATTTTTTTTGCTAAGTGCTTTATTATTAATATTCGTCGAAGCTGCCTTTTTTGGAAATGGCAGTGTGTTTTTGATTCTTCTTGGTATCGGAACTCTTTACTATGCGCTGAGAAACACCAGTAAATACCGAAGATCCTATTTTTGGATAGGTGCTTTTCTTATCGGCGTTTCTATTTTGTCTATGTGGAGTCTGAGACTGATGATTTTCGGGCTTGCCATTTACCTGTTGCTTCGTCTATGGAAAGGGCAAGCATGGCTTCAGACCACCCCTTTACAAGGTTCCGCAGATACAGGTCTAATCCAGAATAAAGTAATGGCCGCTCAAAGTACGCCAATCGAATCTTACGAGTGGAAAGACATTCATGTGCAAGGTTTTATCGGGGATATCCTTGTAGATACTACACATACTGTTTTACCTAAAAAACCTTCATTGATTTCCATACGACAAGGTTTTGGAAAAGTCCAAGTTATCGTGCCGTATGAAGTTCCGGTACGCGTCTTTTATTCTACACTTTTGGGAGAAGCTCGTTTTTTCAATGGGGATAGCCAACGCATTCTCAATACCACCATTCACGCGGAAGACGGCTATCCTGCGGACGAAGGCAACAGAGCTGAGTTGATTGTATCCGTGACTACTTGGATGGGGGACGTCGAGGTGATTCGTAGATGA
- a CDS encoding tripartite tricarboxylate transporter permease, protein MTTLQFLMDGFSIAFQWQNILFAFVGVLIGTAVGVLPGIGPMSGVALLIPVTATITSGMPTEAAAASSIILLAGVYYGAMYGGSTTSILLNTPGESSSVVTTLDGYQMARQGRAGAALSIAAIGSFVAGIVSLIGLVLLAEPLSNVALQFGPAEYFSLMLLGLAAVSGLAGKSMTKALMMTVFGLILGTIGIDAVSGIARFTYDLPVLYSGLEFLTIAVGLFALGEVFKTILEREHEDGTIAKIGRILPTKQDLKDSAKPIMRGSLLGFFIGVLPGAGATLASFFSYIAEKKFSKTPEKFGTGAIAGVAGPESANNAASGGAMIPLLTLGIPGSGTTAILMGALIMYNIQPGPLLFDDHPEVAWGLIASMFVGNLMLLILNMPLVKVFAKIIETPKKYLLPIIIAISFFGVYAVQYTTFDLFLLLACGILGYVLVKNDFPVAPLVLALVLGPMIENNLRRALTISNGDFMIFFTKPLSLILLMVAAAWLLIPLLLKLKGRTIVLNEED, encoded by the coding sequence ATGACTACTTTACAATTTTTAATGGATGGCTTCAGCATCGCATTCCAGTGGCAGAACATTCTCTTTGCGTTTGTAGGGGTCCTTATTGGAACAGCTGTTGGTGTATTGCCAGGTATTGGACCCATGAGTGGTGTAGCTCTTCTTATTCCAGTAACTGCAACAATCACTTCCGGCATGCCGACAGAAGCAGCTGCAGCAAGTTCCATCATCCTATTGGCTGGAGTTTATTACGGTGCGATGTACGGCGGCTCTACTACTTCTATTCTTTTGAACACACCAGGAGAATCTTCTTCTGTTGTCACAACGCTTGACGGTTATCAAATGGCGCGCCAAGGTAGAGCAGGAGCCGCTTTATCGATTGCAGCAATCGGTTCATTTGTGGCAGGAATTGTTTCTTTGATTGGTCTAGTATTATTGGCAGAGCCTTTATCCAATGTGGCTCTCCAATTCGGACCCGCTGAATATTTTTCACTCATGTTACTCGGACTCGCCGCAGTAAGCGGATTGGCTGGAAAATCGATGACGAAAGCCTTAATGATGACCGTTTTCGGTTTGATTCTTGGCACAATCGGCATTGACGCGGTATCAGGAATTGCTCGCTTTACTTACGATTTACCCGTTCTTTACTCGGGTCTTGAGTTTTTAACAATCGCAGTTGGTTTGTTTGCGCTAGGTGAGGTATTTAAAACGATTTTAGAACGCGAGCATGAAGATGGTACGATTGCTAAAATTGGTAGAATCCTTCCTACTAAACAAGATTTAAAAGATAGTGCAAAACCAATTATGCGAGGATCTCTTTTAGGATTTTTTATCGGTGTACTTCCTGGTGCCGGCGCAACGCTCGCTTCGTTTTTCTCTTATATTGCCGAGAAAAAATTCAGCAAAACTCCTGAAAAATTTGGCACCGGGGCCATTGCGGGTGTTGCAGGTCCTGAATCAGCCAATAATGCTGCATCTGGTGGTGCTATGATTCCACTTTTAACATTGGGCATACCCGGGTCTGGAACCACAGCTATCTTAATGGGAGCACTCATCATGTATAACATTCAACCCGGTCCATTATTATTTGATGATCATCCTGAAGTGGCATGGGGACTTATCGCCAGTATGTTTGTCGGTAACTTGATGTTATTAATTTTGAACATGCCCTTGGTTAAAGTATTTGCCAAAATCATTGAAACCCCCAAAAAATATTTATTGCCCATCATCATAGCGATTTCTTTCTTTGGTGTATATGCTGTCCAATACACCACATTCGACCTCTTCTTGTTACTTGCTTGTGGAATACTGGGATATGTACTCGTCAAAAACGATTTCCCTGTGGCACCACTCGTCTTAGCTTTGGTTTTAGGGCCCATGATTGAAAATAATCTCCGCAGAGCATTGACGATTTCAAATGGCGATTTCATGATTTTCTTTACCAAGCCACTGTCTTTAATTCTACTGATGGTAGCTGCCGCTTGGTTATTAATCCCTTTGCTATTGAAATTGAAAGGTCGCACTATTGTGTTAAACGAAGAAGATTGA
- a CDS encoding metallophosphoesterase, with the protein MKIVAGIGSFLLIYTTLVAYLGWAVYVWLMSFLEGVNLWIFAALWLVVAYSYAIGRIGHRWLGFTVLGSYWFAFLQYAILLIPVANLIVLVVDLKNDVFVVGSLTAIMLLLLFSVGTYLAYSPVVRNLEITVEGKEAEPLHMVVGSDFHLGFLSGKRHLQRFVTKTNALDPDVVFLAGDLVDDDPVWYARYGMSEVMEQLKPALGVYGVLGNHEYYGKKIPLLVRLMDKSGVKMLRDETILVANRFYLTGREDHTNGNRLSLLELKPEKDTVPWIVMDHTPADLKTPRELGADLHMSGHTHKGQMWPNHLLTKRIFELDYGYRLIEKTHFLVSSGFGFWGPPLRIGSRSELWSITMNFRSSS; encoded by the coding sequence ATGAAAATAGTTGCGGGCATCGGTAGTTTCTTGTTGATTTATACAACGCTTGTTGCCTATTTGGGCTGGGCGGTTTATGTTTGGCTAATGAGTTTTTTAGAGGGTGTAAATCTGTGGATTTTTGCGGCTTTGTGGTTGGTGGTTGCCTATAGTTATGCAATTGGAAGAATCGGTCACAGATGGCTTGGATTTACGGTGCTAGGTTCTTATTGGTTCGCTTTTTTGCAGTATGCGATTTTGTTGATTCCTGTGGCAAATCTCATTGTGCTAGTGGTGGATTTAAAAAATGATGTGTTTGTTGTAGGTTCATTAACTGCCATTATGTTATTGCTGCTATTTAGTGTCGGCACTTACTTGGCTTACAGTCCGGTTGTTCGAAATCTTGAAATTACCGTAGAAGGTAAAGAGGCGGAACCTCTTCATATGGTCGTAGGTTCCGATTTTCACTTAGGGTTTTTATCGGGCAAGCGACATTTGCAACGTTTTGTTACTAAAACAAATGCGCTTGATCCGGATGTTGTCTTTTTAGCAGGTGATTTAGTGGATGACGATCCGGTCTGGTATGCGCGTTATGGCATGTCGGAAGTCATGGAACAGTTGAAACCAGCTCTGGGTGTTTACGGTGTGTTAGGAAATCATGAGTATTACGGCAAGAAAATTCCATTGCTCGTAAGACTAATGGATAAATCAGGTGTGAAAATGTTAAGAGATGAAACTATTTTAGTTGCGAATCGTTTTTATTTAACGGGACGTGAAGATCATACGAATGGCAATCGGTTGTCGTTGCTTGAGTTGAAACCTGAAAAAGACACGGTGCCTTGGATCGTAATGGACCATACGCCGGCCGATTTGAAAACGCCCAGAGAATTAGGCGCAGATTTGCACATGTCAGGCCACACACATAAAGGGCAGATGTGGCCGAATCATTTATTGACTAAACGAATTTTTGAACTGGATTACGGCTACCGTTTAATCGAAAAGACACATTTTCTTGTGTCTTCCGGATTTGGATTTTGGGGTCCGCCGTTGCGTATCGGAAGCCGTTCAGAGTTATGGTCGATAACGATGAATTTCCGTTCATCTTCTTAA
- a CDS encoding rhodanese-related sulfurtransferase, whose amino-acid sequence MQNHTHNVLLYYKYVEVEDPETFATEHLAACKELELKGRILVSNEGINGTCSGTIEQTEAYMKMLKSDPRFSDTAFKIDAAEGHAFKKMHVRAKNEIVHLGLEEDINPNELTGTYLEPVEFYKQMQEQDTIVLDARNDYEYDLGHFRNAIRPDIENFRDLPEWMRDNKEQFEGKKILTYCTGGIRCEKFSGWLKKEGYEDVSQLHGGIVNYGKDPEVKGELWDGQLYVFDERIVVPVNQVEHVIVGKDHFTGEPCERYVNCANPDCNAKMLTSEENEHKYMRSCSDECREHPRNRYAFEHGLTGEQVQERLNALKEVTTI is encoded by the coding sequence ATGCAAAATCATACACACAATGTCTTACTGTATTATAAATACGTCGAGGTAGAAGATCCAGAAACCTTTGCTACCGAGCATTTGGCTGCTTGTAAGGAGCTAGAGCTAAAAGGTCGAATTCTTGTTTCTAACGAAGGAATTAACGGAACGTGTTCAGGAACAATTGAGCAAACGGAAGCATATATGAAAATGTTGAAAAGTGATCCACGCTTCTCGGATACAGCTTTTAAAATCGATGCTGCTGAAGGCCACGCGTTTAAAAAAATGCACGTGCGTGCAAAAAATGAAATCGTTCATCTTGGATTAGAAGAAGACATCAACCCGAACGAACTGACCGGCACTTATTTAGAACCCGTGGAATTTTATAAACAAATGCAAGAACAAGACACCATCGTTTTGGACGCGCGAAATGATTACGAATACGACCTTGGGCATTTCCGTAACGCGATTCGTCCAGATATTGAAAACTTCCGCGATCTGCCAGAATGGATGCGTGACAATAAAGAACAATTTGAAGGTAAAAAAATTCTGACGTATTGCACAGGCGGAATCCGCTGTGAAAAATTTTCTGGCTGGCTGAAAAAAGAAGGATACGAGGATGTTTCTCAACTTCACGGAGGCATCGTTAATTACGGCAAAGATCCTGAAGTAAAAGGTGAATTATGGGATGGACAATTATATGTATTCGACGAGCGTATTGTTGTACCTGTCAATCAAGTTGAACACGTCATTGTCGGCAAAGACCATTTCACAGGAGAACCTTGCGAACGTTATGTGAACTGTGCAAATCCTGATTGCAACGCGAAAATGTTGACTTCTGAAGAAAACGAACACAAATACATGCGTTCGTGTTCAGACGAGTGTCGCGAACATCCACGTAACCGTTATGCTTTCGAGCACGGGTTGACTGGAGAGCAAGTACAAGAACGTTTAAATGCATTAAAGGAAGTAACAACAATCTAA
- a CDS encoding tripartite tricarboxylate transporter TctB family protein, with amino-acid sequence MSKTFDRFAGIIFLLIGLLFVMESQRISESSYGSAVGPDIFPIGLGTILILLSARLLYETFRYEAVAKNDEPIKYKKFFIIFFSAVLYAALLETLGYVITTFLFLVIAFQTMESGKWLHTLIIATAFSFGVYYLFAEFLGGSLPGFPEF; translated from the coding sequence ATGAGTAAAACCTTCGATCGGTTTGCTGGCATTATTTTCTTACTAATCGGCCTTTTATTTGTCATGGAAAGCCAGCGAATATCCGAGAGTTCTTACGGTTCAGCAGTCGGACCCGATATCTTTCCAATCGGCTTAGGCACTATTTTGATCCTCTTAAGTGCTCGCTTGCTATATGAAACTTTTCGTTACGAGGCCGTTGCAAAAAACGATGAACCGATTAAATACAAAAAGTTTTTTATCATTTTCTTTAGTGCTGTTCTATATGCTGCTCTCTTAGAGACACTTGGTTACGTCATTACGACTTTCTTATTTTTAGTCATAGCCTTTCAAACGATGGAAAGTGGAAAATGGCTTCACACATTGATTATTGCCACCGCATTTTCGTTTGGTGTCTACTATCTTTTCGCCGAATTTCTCGGCGGCTCATTACCGGGATTCCCTGAATTTTAA
- a CDS encoding 2-hydroxyacid dehydrogenase, whose translation MKPIVFITQKLPDQAVAELAEQYEVRMWPEEDTHAPRERLLEEAKEAHALWTMLSDQIDNEVFSSAPNLKIVSNLAVGYNNIDLEAARKHGVTVTNTPDVLTEATADLTFALLLATARNIMEAEKTVRSGQWKSWTPMGMTGQNVGGATLGIIGMGRIGEAVARRAQGFGMNILYHNRTRKSLEDVRYAEFEELLKVSDYVVILTPLTPETKGMIGAAELALMKDTACLINVARGGIVDETALYEALKEQKIWGAGLDVFEQEPVPLDHPLLTLPNLTVLPHIGSATIQTRLEMMALNAEAIKACLENKSVKNRIC comes from the coding sequence ATGAAGCCAATCGTATTTATTACACAAAAGCTGCCGGATCAAGCAGTAGCTGAATTAGCAGAGCAGTATGAAGTTCGCATGTGGCCGGAAGAAGACACTCATGCACCGCGTGAGAGATTGCTTGAAGAAGCAAAAGAGGCGCATGCACTTTGGACGATGCTATCTGACCAAATAGACAACGAAGTGTTTAGTTCAGCACCGAACTTGAAAATCGTTAGCAACTTAGCAGTTGGCTATAATAACATCGACTTAGAAGCAGCACGGAAGCATGGTGTTACGGTAACCAATACGCCTGATGTTTTAACTGAGGCGACCGCAGATTTAACATTTGCTTTGTTACTTGCGACGGCCCGCAACATAATGGAAGCAGAAAAAACTGTTCGTTCGGGACAATGGAAATCTTGGACACCGATGGGAATGACCGGACAAAATGTTGGCGGTGCTACGCTCGGAATTATTGGTATGGGGCGAATTGGTGAAGCTGTAGCTCGTCGTGCTCAAGGTTTCGGTATGAATATCCTTTACCATAATCGTACGCGTAAAAGTCTTGAAGATGTTCGTTATGCTGAATTTGAAGAATTGCTGAAGGTTTCAGATTACGTGGTGATTTTAACGCCGCTGACACCTGAAACTAAAGGGATGATCGGAGCAGCCGAACTGGCATTGATGAAAGATACGGCTTGTTTGATTAATGTAGCTAGAGGCGGGATTGTTGATGAAACGGCCTTGTATGAAGCTTTGAAAGAACAGAAAATATGGGGTGCCGGACTGGACGTGTTTGAACAAGAGCCTGTACCACTAGACCATCCCTTACTGACATTGCCAAATCTTACGGTGTTGCCGCATATTGGCAGTGCCACGATTCAAACTCGTTTAGAGATGATGGCATTGAATGCTGAAGCCATTAAAGCATGTCTAGAAAACAAATCAGTAAAAAATAGAATCTGCTAA
- a CDS encoding response regulator transcription factor: MIRILLVDDHEMVRIGVSAYLQSQKDMEVAGEATNGQEAVQLALDLRPDLILMDMVMPIMNGAEATKAIIDQWPEAKIMIVTSFLDDDKVYPALQAGAVSYILKTSKASRIADSIRETMNGTPVLEPEVMTKMMKQMRHERVLHDELTEREMEILLLLADGLTNQEIADQLFIALKTVKTHVSNILAKLEVHDRTQAVIYAFQHKLISPLK, from the coding sequence ATGATTCGAATCTTGTTAGTAGATGATCATGAAATGGTCCGTATAGGTGTCTCTGCTTACTTGCAGTCTCAAAAAGATATGGAAGTTGCTGGCGAAGCCACAAACGGGCAAGAAGCCGTGCAATTGGCATTGGACTTGCGACCTGATTTGATCCTAATGGACATGGTGATGCCCATTATGAATGGTGCAGAAGCGACAAAAGCCATCATTGATCAATGGCCAGAAGCCAAAATTATGATTGTCACAAGCTTTCTCGACGACGACAAAGTCTATCCTGCACTTCAAGCCGGAGCCGTTAGCTATATATTAAAAACTTCAAAAGCTTCACGGATTGCTGATTCGATTCGTGAAACGATGAATGGCACTCCCGTACTTGAGCCAGAAGTGATGACAAAAATGATGAAGCAAATGCGTCATGAACGGGTTCTACACGACGAGTTAACTGAACGTGAGATGGAAATCTTGTTGTTGCTAGCTGATGGTCTGACCAACCAAGAAATTGCCGATCAATTGTTTATTGCCTTGAAAACAGTGAAAACACATGTCAGTAATATCTTGGCAAAACTTGAAGTTCATGACCGGACTCAAGCAGTTATTTATGCATTCCAGCATAAACTCATCTCTCCACTTAAATAA
- a CDS encoding response regulator, whose product MIEILIIEDDKRIADIHRRFIEKIQGFQVIGAAHNGAEAKDWIQVLKPQLILLDVFLPDMKGTDLLPFIKSESPESDIIFITAASETAIVKKAFRAGVSDYMLKPLTFDRFQKSLLAYQSKSMSLEKSDSLNEQSIEQLWNKNHEAYMEQVITPKGIDPSTMIKIKEQLAISSTGITAEEMGTACGMSRSTARRYLEHLTADQKARAELLYGTIGRPERRYFFTP is encoded by the coding sequence ATGATTGAGATTCTCATTATTGAAGATGACAAGCGGATTGCAGACATACACAGGCGCTTTATTGAGAAAATCCAAGGATTTCAAGTAATAGGTGCTGCACATAATGGTGCTGAAGCAAAAGATTGGATACAAGTATTAAAGCCACAACTAATTTTGCTTGATGTATTCTTACCAGATATGAAAGGTACTGACTTGTTGCCTTTTATCAAATCTGAAAGCCCTGAGTCCGATATTATTTTTATCACAGCTGCTTCTGAAACAGCCATTGTCAAAAAAGCTTTTAGAGCCGGCGTTTCTGATTATATGCTCAAACCACTGACTTTTGATCGCTTTCAAAAAAGCCTTCTTGCCTATCAGTCGAAAAGCATGTCACTTGAGAAATCCGATTCCTTGAATGAGCAATCGATCGAACAGTTATGGAACAAAAACCACGAAGCTTATATGGAACAAGTGATTACTCCCAAGGGCATAGACCCAAGTACAATGATTAAAATAAAAGAACAACTGGCGATCTCTTCAACTGGCATAACAGCTGAAGAAATGGGAACTGCCTGTGGCATGAGCCGTTCAACTGCACGCCGTTATCTTGAACACTTAACAGCAGACCAGAAAGCCCGAGCAGAATTACTTTATGGAACAATTGGAAGACCTGAAAGACGCTATTTTTTCACTCCGTGA
- a CDS encoding Bug family tripartite tricarboxylate transporter substrate binding protein produces the protein MFKKMIAVSLAGMLAVGLAACSSEENSQASDAGSPDYPERGLTIVAPSGAGGGWDLTARSIAKTMNTTGIIEESIMVENKPGGGGAVYMAEYATKEVDNDYMLMVKSPPILINNSKAEGNSPYGYKDTTPLAQLTRDYGAIVVRADSEFQTLTDVLDAVKTDPKAVTFAGGSAPGSMDHLVGILPAFEYGIDPKSVKYVSYDGGGEAVAALLGDNADVIATDASTIGEYMKSGDVRVLAVSSPERLEGDLSEIPTFKEEGIDTEFTIWRGIFGPKDMSDTAYKYWSEKLEEMSGSEEWKQELEQNGWQSEYKNGEDFEKYLQTQEELIVELLTALDMQK, from the coding sequence ATGTTCAAAAAAATGATTGCTGTTTCTCTTGCTGGTATGTTAGCGGTTGGTCTTGCTGCCTGCTCATCTGAAGAAAATTCTCAAGCTAGTGATGCTGGTTCGCCCGATTATCCCGAACGTGGACTAACAATTGTGGCCCCTTCTGGAGCGGGCGGTGGCTGGGATTTGACTGCGCGCTCTATTGCAAAAACAATGAATACAACAGGCATCATTGAAGAATCAATTATGGTCGAAAATAAACCTGGAGGTGGTGGAGCCGTTTATATGGCAGAATACGCTACGAAAGAAGTCGACAATGACTACATGCTTATGGTTAAATCTCCACCGATTCTAATCAACAATAGTAAAGCTGAAGGAAACAGTCCATACGGTTATAAGGATACAACACCACTGGCTCAACTGACACGTGATTATGGAGCGATTGTTGTTCGTGCAGATTCTGAATTCCAAACATTAACCGATGTTCTCGACGCGGTAAAGACTGATCCAAAAGCGGTTACATTTGCTGGTGGTTCTGCTCCGGGCTCAATGGATCATTTGGTAGGGATTTTACCAGCATTTGAATATGGCATTGATCCAAAATCAGTGAAATACGTTTCTTATGATGGTGGTGGCGAAGCCGTAGCTGCATTGCTTGGCGATAACGCAGATGTCATCGCAACAGATGCATCTACAATTGGAGAATACATGAAATCTGGTGATGTTCGAGTATTGGCCGTAAGTTCTCCGGAACGTTTAGAAGGTGACTTAAGCGAAATCCCGACATTCAAAGAAGAAGGTATTGATACTGAATTTACGATTTGGCGCGGTATTTTCGGTCCTAAGGACATGTCAGATACCGCATACAAGTACTGGTCAGAAAAACTAGAAGAAATGTCTGGCAGCGAGGAATGGAAACAAGAACTTGAGCAAAATGGTTGGCAAAGTGAATACAAAAACGGCGAGGATTTCGAAAAATATTTACAAACTCAAGAAGAATTGATTGTTGAGTTGTTGACTGCACTTGATATGCAAAAGTAA
- a CDS encoding DedA family protein yields the protein MEEWITSVMSDYGYLGIFFLIMLENVFPPIPSEVILTVGGFMTTTTTMTIPGVILASTAGSVLGAVVLYGVGLLLDVERLEKIIDKYGSWLRVKKQDIHKADSWFDRFGVWTVFFGRLVPLVRSLISIPAGMSNMKFGLFVGFTTLGTLLWNTVLVFIGRAVGDNREQIMHQFGLYSNVVYVLLALSVVVAIGYYIKKIKTTNE from the coding sequence ATGGAAGAATGGATTACCTCAGTCATGTCGGATTATGGCTATTTGGGTATATTTTTTCTAATTATGCTAGAAAACGTCTTTCCACCGATTCCGTCAGAAGTGATTTTAACGGTCGGCGGATTTATGACAACGACGACCACAATGACAATACCGGGAGTGATTTTAGCTTCAACTGCGGGCTCTGTCCTTGGAGCGGTAGTGTTGTACGGTGTCGGTTTATTACTAGACGTTGAGCGGCTGGAGAAAATCATAGATAAATACGGCAGTTGGTTGCGCGTAAAAAAGCAAGACATTCATAAGGCCGATAGCTGGTTTGATCGTTTTGGGGTTTGGACTGTATTTTTTGGCCGGTTAGTTCCTTTAGTGCGTAGTCTAATTTCAATTCCTGCGGGTATGTCGAATATGAAATTTGGACTGTTCGTTGGCTTTACGACGCTCGGCACCTTGTTGTGGAATACTGTTTTGGTGTTTATCGGAAGAGCAGTGGGAGACAACCGGGAACAAATTATGCATCAGTTTGGTCTTTATTCCAATGTTGTGTACGTCTTATTAGCGTTGAGTGTTGTCGTAGCTATTGGGTATTACATCAAAAAAATAAAAACAACAAACGAATAG
- a CDS encoding sensor histidine kinase: protein MRQIVPRSLFFTSLFALIIFSILFALLGLPSFNSWSVLWEDFIAGLPLGIWLLVLMLALSVGISWWTESLSRSKVQEIEQIFQALLRNEDKTVVQAAQMKTLPRNLSSSILKLQKLLESQRKSLTRIANERAETQDQIIQERLIMERQRLARELHDSVSQQLFAASMLLSSMTESEEVQPGLLQTEKMIQQAQLEMRALLLHLRPAALHDKSLRQGLFELVSELKEKVYFTIDHKLEEVPLQKGAEDHLFRIAQETLSNTLRHSKATEVHILFVERDNFAILRIQDNGVGFESEQSKSTSYGLKHIEERAIEIGATSKIVSVPSEGTIVEVKVPIERKKPNDSNLVSR, encoded by the coding sequence ATGAGACAGATTGTGCCACGCAGCCTGTTTTTCACCTCTCTCTTTGCCTTGATTATCTTCAGCATTCTATTTGCTTTGCTTGGTTTGCCGTCATTCAATAGCTGGTCCGTTCTGTGGGAAGATTTTATCGCCGGCCTTCCTTTGGGTATTTGGTTGCTCGTTCTGATGCTCGCTCTGTCCGTCGGCATATCATGGTGGACCGAATCTTTGTCGCGATCAAAAGTGCAGGAAATCGAACAGATTTTCCAAGCCCTTTTGCGCAATGAAGACAAAACAGTCGTTCAAGCTGCCCAAATGAAAACCTTGCCGCGCAATTTGTCGAGTTCCATTCTAAAATTGCAAAAGTTATTAGAATCACAGCGTAAAAGCTTGACTCGCATTGCCAATGAACGTGCAGAAACGCAGGATCAGATTATCCAGGAGCGCTTAATTATGGAACGTCAACGGCTTGCTAGAGAGCTTCACGACTCCGTTTCTCAACAGCTTTTTGCTGCTTCCATGCTGCTGTCATCGATGACTGAAAGCGAAGAGGTGCAGCCTGGACTGTTGCAGACAGAAAAAATGATTCAGCAAGCTCAGTTGGAAATGCGCGCACTGCTTTTGCATTTACGTCCCGCCGCTCTTCACGACAAAAGCTTGCGTCAAGGATTGTTTGAATTGGTTAGTGAACTTAAAGAAAAAGTCTATTTTACGATTGATCATAAATTAGAAGAAGTGCCCCTGCAAAAAGGAGCCGAAGATCATCTGTTCCGTATTGCGCAAGAAACTTTATCCAATACATTGCGCCATTCCAAAGCAACCGAAGTTCATATTTTGTTTGTTGAACGCGATAATTTTGCGATTTTGCGTATTCAAGACAATGGTGTCGGATTTGAAAGTGAACAATCCAAATCGACTTCTTACGGTCTTAAACATATTGAAGAACGCGCCATCGAAATTGGTGCTACGAGCAAAATTGTTTCTGTTCCTTCTGAAGGGACCATTGTGGAAGTAAAAGTTCCAATTGAAAGGAAGAAGCCTAATGATTCGAATCTTGTTAGTAGATGA